One window of the Haloarcula halobia genome contains the following:
- a CDS encoding DUF7282 domain-containing protein — MAPSTTNVASDDSFSKGGLNYIDVYRGERIAVEDTAAGPTATNSFTVRESGGSIIASGTFDDNSDVVYLNTKNLDVGESYNITHDTDGDDAFERATGFTVNQVGLGIEAVDTDITDDDDLEANVTITRGGQGAEVLLRDNNDDVVSRTNTTSLSSTGNNTFNFGTQDAGDGPYTVRVIDNQTSVGATTSQINVSEAADDEASFSQAVYSQERGDVVNVTVQLDGTDEGTVQIGNIADTNYNLTMQVTDDNGDGEVTIQFNSFSAGASSARDTTWTDTTHSGTAAVVTTVDDDDEVTVLDERGFSQNDVDDSGTVDLDEVGSKLLDATDYDMNVTAGHTNRVEDEDDVATISLSERSTESAQVWVAPESDFGDLNEGNNGNVSMVYDLAAQGNLTQTDTVTWNDTMVVQVQASGLDGALEFVKDNGINDPNGNDIANDTVAYSYLNNEANFGAANSPANLTFENADPGANVEVTFDEYDNLNNENRSVIYDAQNNTHFVTVDTDHFFDSSAAGNFGDGDEMLANFTLHEERSDLVDDDAVVNDTATMEDRDASLNNDDDITVRAGADQQFRGTTNLPQNSEVTVRIRSSDSESPFLLQPSTTVGPNGTFTAMADFSDVSPGANFTAQTRLGGSDVGDEIDGTVAGAATASVSISDQDSDGTTVVVDSAQLSDGGFIAIHEGSASGDVIGASDYLESGSHSDIEVTLDSPQDGDFTAVAMPHLDDDGDETYDFPDNDAPYTDNGTAVTDSADVTVGEEETETETETETETETETETATEMTETETETEPPEETTTGDSGPGFTAVLALIALVAAALLAVRRNN; from the coding sequence GTGGCGCCGTCCACCACTAACGTCGCCAGCGACGATTCGTTCAGTAAGGGGGGACTGAACTACATCGACGTCTACCGTGGTGAGCGTATCGCCGTCGAGGATACCGCTGCCGGCCCGACCGCCACTAACTCATTCACTGTCCGAGAGAGCGGTGGCAGTATCATCGCTTCCGGCACCTTCGACGACAACAGCGACGTTGTCTACCTCAACACGAAGAACCTCGACGTCGGTGAGAGCTACAACATCACGCACGACACCGACGGTGACGATGCGTTCGAGCGTGCGACCGGGTTCACGGTGAACCAGGTCGGCCTCGGCATCGAAGCCGTCGACACCGACATCACCGACGACGACGACCTCGAAGCCAACGTCACCATCACGCGCGGTGGCCAGGGCGCCGAGGTCCTTCTCCGTGACAACAACGACGACGTCGTTAGCCGAACCAACACGACGTCGCTCTCCAGCACCGGCAACAACACGTTCAACTTCGGCACGCAGGACGCCGGCGACGGTCCGTACACCGTCCGTGTCATCGACAACCAGACTTCCGTCGGCGCCACGACGTCTCAGATCAACGTCTCCGAGGCTGCTGACGACGAAGCCAGCTTCAGTCAGGCTGTCTACAGCCAGGAGCGCGGCGACGTGGTCAACGTGACCGTCCAGCTCGACGGTACGGACGAAGGTACGGTCCAGATCGGTAACATCGCCGATACGAACTACAACCTCACGATGCAGGTCACCGACGACAATGGTGACGGTGAGGTTACCATCCAGTTCAACAGCTTCTCCGCTGGTGCATCCAGTGCGCGTGATACCACGTGGACCGACACTACCCACTCTGGTACCGCTGCAGTCGTGACCACGGTTGACGACGACGACGAAGTCACGGTCCTCGACGAGCGTGGCTTCTCGCAAAACGACGTTGACGATTCCGGGACTGTTGACCTCGACGAGGTCGGTTCCAAGCTCCTCGACGCGACCGACTACGACATGAACGTGACTGCGGGTCACACGAACCGCGTCGAGGACGAGGACGACGTCGCGACGATCTCCCTCAGCGAGCGCTCGACCGAGAGCGCCCAGGTCTGGGTCGCCCCGGAGAGCGACTTCGGCGACCTCAACGAGGGTAACAACGGGAACGTCTCGATGGTCTACGACCTCGCCGCACAGGGCAACCTCACGCAGACCGACACGGTCACCTGGAACGACACGATGGTCGTTCAGGTTCAGGCCTCCGGTCTCGACGGTGCCCTCGAGTTCGTCAAGGACAACGGCATCAACGACCCGAACGGTAACGACATCGCGAACGACACTGTCGCATACAGTTACCTCAACAACGAGGCTAACTTCGGTGCCGCCAATTCGCCCGCGAACCTCACCTTCGAGAACGCGGACCCCGGTGCGAACGTCGAAGTCACCTTCGACGAGTACGACAACCTGAACAACGAGAACCGCAGTGTCATCTACGACGCGCAGAACAACACGCACTTCGTCACGGTCGACACCGACCACTTCTTCGACAGTTCCGCTGCCGGGAACTTCGGAGATGGTGACGAGATGCTCGCGAACTTCACGCTCCACGAGGAGCGCAGTGACCTTGTCGACGACGACGCAGTCGTCAACGACACGGCCACGATGGAAGACCGTGACGCCTCGCTGAACAACGACGACGACATCACGGTCCGCGCTGGTGCTGACCAGCAGTTCCGCGGTACGACGAACCTCCCGCAGAATTCGGAGGTCACCGTCCGTATCCGGAGCTCGGACAGCGAGAGTCCGTTCCTGCTCCAGCCGTCCACGACGGTTGGCCCGAACGGCACCTTCACCGCGATGGCCGACTTCAGCGACGTGAGCCCCGGCGCCAACTTCACCGCGCAGACCCGCCTCGGCGGCTCTGACGTGGGTGACGAGATCGACGGGACGGTCGCTGGTGCCGCCACGGCCTCCGTGAGCATCTCCGACCAGGACTCCGACGGCACGACGGTCGTCGTCGACAGCGCGCAGCTGTCCGACGGCGGCTTCATCGCCATCCACGAGGGCTCGGCTTCCGGTGACGTCATCGGAGCCTCCGACTACCTCGAATCTGGCAGCCACTCGGACATCGAGGTCACGCTCGACTCCCCGCAGGACGGGGACTTCACCGCAGTCGCCATGCCGCACCTGGACGACGACGGTGACGAGACCTACGACTTCCCGGACAACGACGCGCCGTACACCGACAACGGCACCGCTGTGACGGACAGCGCTGACGTGACCGTCGGCGAGGAAGAGACCGAGACGGAGACTGAGACGGAGACGGAGACCGAGACGGAGACCGAAACGGCCACCGAGATGACCGAGACGGAGACCGAAACGGAACCGCCGGAGGAGACCACCACCGGTGACAGCGGGCCTGGCTTCACGGCCGTGCTCGCTCTCATCGCACTGGTCGCCGCGGCGCTCCTCGCAGTCCGCCGTAACAACTAA
- a CDS encoding VOC family protein: MLTLDHTMMRVEDLDASLDWYQNYLDYEEKGRWEADTFTNVFLGPEDMHDEGAMLELTYNHDGRSYEMGDAWGHIAVRCADVYDAYEELMDAGVEDYRDPDSCGGSYAFVKDPDGHEVEIVERDHGATWSLDHTMLRVEDADEAIGWYARKLDYELFRRSEHDSFALYFLKPREAADEAMSVELTYNYDGRSYELGDAWGHLAVSTDDLHETWETLLERDAQDYRDPASCDDRYAFTKDADGHEVEIVTN; encoded by the coding sequence ATGCTGACGCTCGACCACACGATGATGCGCGTCGAAGACCTGGACGCGTCGCTCGACTGGTACCAGAACTACCTCGACTACGAGGAGAAGGGCCGCTGGGAGGCCGACACGTTCACCAACGTCTTCCTCGGCCCCGAGGACATGCACGACGAGGGCGCGATGCTCGAACTGACCTACAACCACGACGGGCGCTCCTACGAGATGGGCGACGCGTGGGGCCACATCGCCGTCCGGTGTGCGGACGTCTACGACGCCTACGAGGAACTGATGGACGCCGGCGTCGAGGACTATCGGGACCCGGACTCCTGCGGTGGCTCGTACGCGTTCGTCAAGGATCCCGACGGCCACGAGGTCGAGATCGTCGAGCGCGACCACGGCGCGACGTGGTCCCTCGACCACACGATGCTGCGCGTCGAGGACGCCGACGAGGCCATCGGCTGGTACGCCCGCAAACTCGACTACGAGCTGTTCCGTCGCTCCGAGCACGACTCGTTCGCGCTGTACTTCCTGAAGCCCCGCGAGGCCGCCGACGAGGCGATGTCCGTCGAGCTGACCTACAACTACGACGGTCGGTCCTACGAGCTGGGCGACGCCTGGGGCCACCTCGCGGTCAGCACCGACGACCTCCACGAGACGTGGGAGACGCTGCTGGAGCGGGACGCCCAGGACTACCGCGACCCCGCGAGCTGCGACGACCGCTACGCCTTTACCAAGGACGCCGACGGGCACGAGGTCGAGATCGTCACGAACTGA
- a CDS encoding TIGR04206 family protein, which yields MEHGPRRRLLAVAVAGFVPWTVLLIGDELTLVFSFGLFNTNPPMVVSVYDFFFRFTDGLPRFIEAWGTGVLLYLIALGSAVAGVVWREDVRLTAFALAAAGLSQITVVLGFNRRVGYVGFPLGTVVMLAVVWWFYWPTVRETGVFGVGSDAE from the coding sequence ATGGAGCACGGCCCACGCCGCCGCCTTCTCGCCGTCGCCGTCGCCGGCTTCGTCCCCTGGACGGTGCTGCTTATCGGCGACGAACTCACGCTGGTGTTCTCCTTTGGCCTGTTCAACACCAACCCCCCGATGGTGGTCTCGGTGTACGACTTCTTCTTTCGCTTCACCGACGGCCTCCCCCGATTCATCGAGGCCTGGGGGACCGGCGTCCTCCTGTATCTCATCGCCCTGGGGAGCGCCGTCGCCGGCGTCGTCTGGCGCGAGGACGTGCGCCTGACCGCCTTCGCGCTCGCCGCGGCCGGCCTCTCACAGATTACGGTCGTTCTCGGGTTCAACCGCCGCGTCGGCTACGTCGGGTTCCCGCTGGGAACGGTCGTCATGCTGGCCGTCGTCTGGTGGTTCTACTGGCCGACGGTGCGTGAGACTGGGGTCTTCGGTGTCGGGTCGGACGCTGAGTGA
- a CDS encoding OBG GTPase family GTP-binding protein, producing MGLEEEIQELEEEIASTPYNKSTEAHIGRLKSKLAEKKEKLEQQQSSSGGGGGYGVEKHGDATVALVGFPSVGKSTLLNALTNAESETGAYEFTTLDVYPGMLKHKGANIQILDVPGLIEGAAGGRGGGKEVLSVVRTADLIVFMVSVFEIDQYDRLSEELYKNKIRLDTDPPRVSVRKKAKDGLSINSSVDLDLDEETIKAVLREHGYVNADVTIGEQMDLDRLIDGVMDNRVYLPSIVVVNKADLIEENYLPTVKGELRDRDIDPEEAIFISAEKEKGLEGLTERIWEELGLIRIYMDKPGRGVDYEEPLILREGDTVDDACEKLGGSFDERFRFARVTGPSAKHDEQQVGRGHELADEDVLRIVARR from the coding sequence ATGGGGCTCGAAGAGGAGATACAGGAACTCGAGGAGGAAATCGCGAGTACGCCCTACAACAAGTCCACCGAGGCCCACATCGGCCGGCTGAAGTCGAAACTCGCCGAGAAGAAAGAGAAACTCGAGCAACAGCAGTCCTCCTCGGGCGGTGGCGGCGGCTACGGCGTCGAGAAACACGGCGACGCCACCGTCGCCCTCGTCGGGTTCCCCAGCGTCGGCAAGTCGACGCTGCTGAACGCCCTGACCAACGCCGAGTCCGAGACGGGTGCCTACGAGTTCACCACGCTCGACGTCTACCCGGGGATGCTCAAGCACAAGGGCGCCAACATCCAGATTCTCGACGTCCCCGGCCTCATCGAGGGTGCCGCCGGCGGCCGCGGCGGCGGCAAGGAGGTCCTCTCGGTCGTCCGGACCGCCGACCTCATCGTGTTCATGGTGTCGGTGTTCGAGATCGACCAGTACGACCGCCTGAGCGAGGAACTGTACAAGAACAAGATCCGCCTCGACACCGACCCCCCACGCGTGTCCGTGCGAAAGAAAGCCAAGGACGGCCTGAGCATCAACAGCTCCGTCGACCTCGACCTGGACGAGGAGACGATCAAGGCCGTCCTGCGCGAACACGGCTACGTCAACGCCGACGTCACCATCGGCGAGCAGATGGACTTAGACCGCCTCATCGACGGCGTGATGGACAACCGGGTGTACCTCCCCTCCATCGTCGTCGTCAACAAGGCCGACCTCATCGAGGAGAACTACCTCCCGACGGTGAAAGGCGAACTCCGGGACCGGGACATCGACCCCGAGGAGGCCATCTTCATCAGTGCCGAGAAGGAGAAAGGGCTGGAGGGCCTGACCGAGCGCATCTGGGAGGAACTGGGGCTCATCCGCATCTACATGGACAAACCCGGCCGCGGCGTCGACTACGAGGAACCGCTCATCCTCCGCGAGGGCGACACCGTGGACGACGCCTGTGAGAAGCTGGGGGGCAGCTTCGACGAGCGCTTCCGCTTCGCCCGCGTCACCGGGCCGAGTGCCAAACACGACGAGCAACAGGTCGGGCGCGGCCACGAACTGGCCGACGAGGACGTCCTGCGTATCGTCGCCCGGCGGTAA
- a CDS encoding 50S ribosomal protein L11, with amino-acid sequence MAGTIEVLVPGGQANPGPPLGPELGPTPVDVQAVVQEINDQTAAFDGTEVPVTVEYDDDGSFSIEVGVPPTAELIKDEAGFETGSGEPQENFVADLSVDQVIQIAEQKHPDLLAYDLKNAAKEVVGTCASLGVTIEGNDPREFKERIDGGEYDDVFGQAANA; translated from the coding sequence ATGGCTGGAACTATCGAAGTGCTCGTTCCCGGCGGCCAGGCCAACCCTGGCCCGCCGCTCGGTCCCGAACTGGGCCCGACTCCCGTGGACGTGCAGGCAGTCGTCCAGGAGATCAACGACCAGACCGCAGCGTTCGACGGCACCGAAGTCCCCGTCACCGTCGAGTACGACGACGACGGGTCGTTCTCCATCGAGGTGGGCGTCCCGCCGACGGCCGAGCTCATCAAGGACGAGGCCGGCTTCGAGACCGGCAGCGGCGAACCCCAGGAGAACTTCGTCGCGGACCTCAGCGTCGACCAAGTCATCCAGATCGCAGAGCAGAAACACCCCGACCTGCTGGCCTACGACCTCAAGAACGCCGCGAAGGAGGTCGTCGGCACCTGTGCCTCCCTGGGCGTGACCATCGAGGGCAACGACCCCCGGGAGTTCAAGGAGCGCATCGACGGCGGCGAGTACGACGACGTCTTCGGCCAAGCGGCCAACGCGTAA
- a CDS encoding 50S ribosomal protein L1 has translation MADQEIENAVSRALEDAPERNFRETVDLAVNLRDLDLNDPSNRVDESVVLPAGTGQETAIVVFAEGETALRAEEVADDVLSQDELEELGGDDDAAKDLANETDFFIAETDMMQDIGRYLGTVLGPRGKMPEPLDPDDDVVEVINRMKNTVQLRSGERRTFHTRVGAEDMSAEDIADNIDVILRRLHADLEKGPLNIDTVYIKTTMGPAVEVA, from the coding sequence ATGGCAGACCAGGAAATAGAGAATGCAGTCTCTCGCGCACTCGAGGACGCACCTGAGCGGAACTTCCGCGAGACGGTCGACCTCGCAGTCAACCTGCGCGACTTAGATCTCAACGACCCGTCGAACCGCGTCGACGAGTCCGTCGTCCTCCCTGCCGGCACCGGTCAGGAGACCGCCATCGTGGTCTTCGCCGAGGGCGAGACAGCCCTCCGTGCCGAGGAGGTCGCAGACGACGTACTCAGCCAGGACGAACTCGAGGAGCTCGGGGGCGACGACGACGCCGCCAAGGACCTCGCAAACGAGACCGACTTCTTCATCGCCGAGACGGACATGATGCAGGACATCGGTCGCTACCTCGGGACCGTCCTCGGTCCGCGCGGCAAGATGCCGGAACCGCTCGACCCCGACGACGACGTCGTCGAGGTCATCAACCGAATGAAAAACACCGTGCAGCTGCGCAGCGGTGAACGTCGAACCTTCCACACCCGCGTGGGTGCCGAGGACATGTCCGCCGAGGACATCGCCGACAACATCGACGTCATCCTCCGCCGCCTGCACGCCGACCTAGAGAAGGGGCCGCTCAACATCGACACCGTCTACATCAAGACGACGATGGGGCCCGCCGTGGAGGTGGCCTGA
- a CDS encoding 50S ribosomal protein L10 produces the protein MSAEGERKTETIPQWKQEEVDALVETIESYESVGVVNIAGIPSRQLQDMRRDLHGTAELRVSRNTLLRRALEEVDDGAEDLTQFVEGQVGLIGTDSNPFSLFQELEASKTPAPISAGEIAPNDIVIPEGDTGVDPGPFVGELQSVGADARIQDGSIQVLSDSTVLDAGEAVSQGLSNVLSELGIEPKEVGLDLRGVFADGVLFEPEELELDVDEYAADISAAASRAFNLSVNAEYPTAQTVPTMLQTASGEAKSLALQAAIEDPEVVPDLVSKADAQLRALAAQIEDTEALPDELQDVEVAAAPAESADEDDEDTADEDAGDDVEAEAEEAEDDDDDDDDAGDALGAMF, from the coding sequence ATGAGCGCCGAAGGCGAACGCAAGACAGAGACCATCCCGCAGTGGAAACAGGAGGAGGTCGACGCCCTCGTCGAGACCATCGAGTCCTACGAGAGCGTCGGCGTCGTCAACATCGCGGGCATCCCGTCCCGCCAGCTCCAGGACATGCGCCGCGACCTGCACGGCACCGCGGAACTCCGCGTCTCGCGGAACACGCTGCTCCGGCGGGCCCTCGAGGAAGTCGACGACGGCGCGGAGGACCTCACGCAGTTCGTCGAGGGCCAGGTCGGCCTCATCGGAACGGACAGCAACCCGTTCTCGCTGTTCCAGGAGCTCGAGGCCTCGAAGACGCCGGCTCCCATCAGCGCCGGCGAGATCGCCCCGAACGACATCGTGATTCCCGAGGGCGACACCGGCGTCGACCCCGGACCGTTCGTCGGGGAGCTCCAGAGCGTCGGGGCGGACGCGCGCATCCAGGACGGCTCAATCCAGGTCCTCTCGGACTCGACCGTGCTCGACGCGGGCGAGGCGGTCTCCCAGGGGCTCTCGAACGTCCTCAGCGAGCTCGGCATCGAACCGAAGGAGGTCGGGCTCGACCTCCGCGGCGTCTTCGCGGACGGCGTGCTGTTCGAACCCGAGGAACTCGAGCTGGACGTCGACGAATACGCGGCCGACATCTCGGCCGCGGCCAGCCGGGCCTTCAACCTCTCGGTCAACGCCGAGTACCCGACGGCCCAGACGGTCCCGACGATGCTCCAGACGGCAAGCGGCGAGGCAAAGAGCCTCGCACTCCAGGCCGCCATCGAGGACCCCGAGGTCGTCCCCGACCTCGTGAGCAAGGCCGACGCGCAGCTGCGCGCGCTCGCGGCCCAGATCGAGGACACGGAGGCGCTGCCCGACGAGCTCCAGGACGTGGAGGTCGCCGCGGCACCTGCGGAATCGGCTGACGAAGACGACGAGGACACCGCAGACGAGGACGCCGGCGACGACGTCGAGGCCGAGGCCGAGGAGGCCGAGGACGACGATGACGACGATGACGACGCTGGCGACGCGCTCGGAGCGATGTTCTAA
- the rpl12p gene encoding 50S ribosomal protein P1, whose product MEYVYAALILNESGEEINEDNLTGVLEAAGVDVEESRVKALVAALEDVDIDEAVEQAAAAPVAASGGAAEADEESADEADDEADDEADEEEADDEDDDEDDDAGGEGLGELFG is encoded by the coding sequence ATGGAATACGTTTACGCTGCACTCATCCTGAACGAATCGGGCGAAGAGATCAACGAAGACAACCTCACCGGCGTGCTCGAGGCCGCCGGCGTCGACGTCGAGGAGTCCCGCGTCAAGGCGCTCGTCGCCGCGCTGGAGGACGTCGACATCGACGAGGCCGTCGAGCAGGCCGCCGCTGCACCTGTCGCCGCGAGCGGTGGGGCCGCGGAGGCCGACGAGGAGAGCGCCGACGAGGCCGACGACGAGGCCGACGACGAGGCCGACGAGGAAGAGGCCGACGACGAAGACGACGACGAAGACGACGACGCAGGCGGCGAGGGCCTCGGCGAGCTCTTCGGCTAA
- a CDS encoding tripartite tricarboxylate transporter permease, whose amino-acid sequence MLPVRLSGDPVATATLLAAVAGGVCLGTVSGLVPGLHANTFALLLAATAGTVPGPRRYVGAAMLSAGVVHTFLDVVPALALGVPDPAMAAGALPGHRLVVEGRGREALRLSAVGSAGAVVLAAPLALPVTAGMVELYPLVEAHRSLVLGGVAALLVATERDARAMVGACCSLAASGGLGLLVLDAEVTSLLPVADVLVALFAGLFGAPVLLAAIDGEGAPAQADATVTTPRRRVAGLVVVGTLCGAVVGYLPGVSSAVAATLALGLTADGGPRAFVVTTSGVNTATAVFALFALVALGEPRTGVLVAMERAGVPLALPPLLTAVALAAVAGAVLVPVLGDRYLRTVGRLNPTRLSLAVLAALGVLSWVFAGAVGVGAFGAATLVGHVPPHFRTRRATLMGVLLVPLTL is encoded by the coding sequence ATGCTCCCGGTCAGACTCTCGGGCGACCCCGTCGCGACGGCGACGCTGCTGGCGGCGGTGGCCGGGGGCGTCTGCCTCGGCACGGTCAGCGGCCTCGTCCCGGGCCTCCACGCGAACACGTTCGCGCTCCTGCTCGCCGCTACCGCCGGCACCGTCCCGGGTCCGCGCCGCTACGTCGGGGCGGCGATGCTCTCGGCCGGCGTCGTCCACACGTTCCTCGATGTCGTCCCCGCCCTGGCGCTTGGCGTCCCGGACCCCGCGATGGCCGCCGGCGCGCTGCCGGGTCACCGGCTCGTCGTCGAGGGCCGGGGCCGGGAAGCGCTACGGCTCTCGGCCGTGGGGAGCGCCGGCGCCGTCGTGCTGGCGGCGCCGCTCGCGCTGCCGGTCACGGCCGGGATGGTCGAACTCTACCCGCTGGTCGAGGCCCATCGCTCGCTGGTCCTCGGCGGCGTGGCGGCGCTGCTCGTCGCCACCGAGCGCGACGCCAGAGCGATGGTCGGGGCCTGCTGTTCGCTCGCGGCCAGCGGGGGCCTGGGACTACTCGTCCTCGACGCCGAGGTGACGTCGCTCCTGCCCGTCGCGGACGTCCTCGTGGCGCTGTTCGCGGGACTGTTCGGCGCGCCGGTGTTGCTCGCGGCCATCGACGGCGAGGGCGCCCCCGCACAGGCCGACGCGACGGTGACGACGCCGCGGCGGAGAGTCGCCGGCCTCGTCGTCGTCGGGACGCTGTGTGGCGCGGTCGTCGGCTACCTGCCGGGCGTCTCAAGTGCCGTGGCGGCGACCCTGGCGCTCGGGCTGACCGCGGACGGCGGCCCGCGTGCGTTCGTGGTCACGACCAGCGGCGTGAACACGGCGACGGCGGTGTTCGCGCTGTTTGCGCTCGTCGCGCTCGGCGAACCGCGCACCGGCGTCCTCGTCGCCATGGAACGGGCCGGCGTCCCGCTCGCGCTCCCCCCGCTGCTGACCGCGGTGGCACTCGCCGCCGTCGCCGGCGCGGTACTGGTACCGGTGCTCGGCGACCGGTACCTCCGGACCGTCGGCCGACTGAACCCGACGCGCCTCTCGCTGGCGGTCCTCGCGGCCCTGGGCGTCCTCTCGTGGGTCTTTGCCGGCGCCGTCGGCGTCGGTGCGTTCGGCGCGGCGACGCTCGTCGGGCACGTCCCGCCGCACTTCCGGACGCGCCGAGCGACGCTGATGGGGGTGTTGCTCGTCCCGCTGACCCTATAG
- the corA gene encoding magnesium/cobalt transporter CorA, whose amino-acid sequence MISAVVYADEEAVAYDDLSAARRAPGTTWVHATSVTEAEVDAIRDAFDLHPLPIDDVRNHARAKTEEFSDYTFVLLKVAALSPGETTFEKEVQTTPVGIFVGDDWVVTVSPGAARPVQRVLDAVSRGDERLLHRGADFTAYRVLDVIVDGYFDLLDEIETDIEEIEEEVTVSTDRETLEKINDVRRDLLSFRKQAWPAREAVGVLARGDPAQVAPETEKYFRDVYDHLVQVVDLTETYRDLVAGARDIYLNTLSQSTNEVMKVLTVVATIFIPLTFVAGVYGMNFADSPYNMPELTWTFGYPATMLGMALIVAVMLAHFRRRGYL is encoded by the coding sequence GTGATTTCGGCCGTGGTCTACGCCGACGAGGAGGCGGTGGCCTACGACGACCTCTCGGCGGCCCGTCGCGCCCCGGGGACGACCTGGGTGCACGCCACGTCGGTCACCGAGGCGGAAGTCGACGCGATTCGGGACGCGTTCGACCTCCACCCGCTGCCCATCGACGACGTCCGGAACCACGCTCGGGCCAAGACCGAGGAGTTCAGCGACTACACGTTCGTCCTGCTGAAAGTCGCGGCGCTCTCGCCGGGCGAGACGACCTTCGAGAAGGAGGTCCAGACGACGCCGGTCGGTATCTTCGTCGGCGACGACTGGGTGGTCACCGTCTCGCCGGGCGCGGCGCGACCGGTCCAGCGCGTCCTCGACGCCGTCTCGCGCGGGGACGAGCGCCTGCTCCACCGCGGCGCCGACTTCACCGCCTACCGGGTGCTGGACGTCATCGTCGACGGCTACTTCGACCTCCTGGACGAGATCGAGACCGACATCGAGGAGATCGAGGAGGAGGTCACCGTCTCGACGGACCGGGAGACCCTCGAGAAGATAAACGACGTCCGACGGGACCTGCTCTCGTTTCGCAAGCAGGCCTGGCCGGCCCGCGAGGCCGTAGGTGTCCTCGCCCGCGGCGATCCCGCCCAGGTCGCCCCCGAGACCGAGAAGTACTTCCGGGACGTCTACGACCACCTGGTCCAGGTCGTCGACCTGACCGAGACCTACCGCGACCTGGTGGCGGGCGCCCGCGACATCTACCTGAACACCCTCTCGCAGTCGACCAACGAGGTGATGAAGGTGCTGACCGTCGTCGCGACGATATTCATCCCGCTGACGTTCGTCGCTGGCGTCTACGGGATGAACTTCGCGGACAGCCCCTACAACATGCCCGAGCTCACGTGGACCTTCGGCTACCCGGCGACGATGCTGGGGATGGCGCTCATCGTGGCCGTCATGCTCGCTCACTTCCGCCGGCGGGGCTACCTATAG
- a CDS encoding DUF6517 family protein: MRTGLLTALVALLVVSSGCVGLITGETVAFEAEPAAVDAAALETTGYDEARAEAQTVTRNVSVVGQQRTVRITNHVAEYNRSVDLGPLGEVEFARLVLLSTPGATVAGQSLNPLASQSNRRLVERLVQRSGRISDVESQGNRTVQILGEDRTVSEFTGTSEVQGQEIDVRLHVSSFEHEGDVVVAIAVHPERIDERDRVDTLLGAIQHPTS, encoded by the coding sequence ATGCGAACCGGACTCCTCACCGCGCTCGTCGCTCTCCTCGTCGTCTCCTCCGGATGCGTCGGCCTGATCACCGGCGAGACCGTCGCCTTCGAGGCCGAACCCGCGGCGGTCGACGCCGCCGCCCTCGAGACGACCGGCTACGACGAGGCCCGCGCCGAGGCCCAGACCGTGACCCGGAACGTCTCCGTCGTCGGACAACAGCGGACCGTCCGCATCACGAACCACGTCGCCGAGTACAACCGCTCGGTCGACCTTGGACCGCTGGGCGAAGTCGAGTTCGCCCGCCTGGTCCTCCTCTCGACGCCGGGGGCGACGGTCGCCGGCCAGTCGCTGAACCCGCTCGCGAGCCAGTCCAACCGCCGCCTCGTCGAGCGACTCGTCCAGCGCTCCGGGCGCATCAGCGACGTCGAGAGCCAGGGCAACCGGACCGTCCAGATCCTCGGTGAGGACCGCACGGTCAGCGAGTTCACCGGCACCTCCGAGGTCCAGGGCCAGGAGATAGACGTCCGCCTGCACGTCTCCAGTTTCGAACACGAGGGTGACGTGGTCGTCGCCATCGCCGTCCACCCCGAGCGCATCGACGAGCGAGACCGGGTCGACACGCTCCTGGGCGCCATCCAGCACCCCACTTCCTGA